The genomic region TAACGAGGTCGAAAAAGATGAGATTGAGGCCCTGTTTACTGAACATGGCACAGTGACAGAATGTGCAAAGTTCAAAAACTATGCCTTTGTCCACATGGATGACCGCAAGTCTGCAACCAAAGCCATCCGCAGCCTGCACCTCTTCAAGCTTCATGGCAGGCCAATCAATGTGGAGCCGAGCAGGGGGAAGAACCAGGGTCCAGTGAAACTTCATGTGGCCAATGTGGAGAAAGGCAACGGCGATGAGCTCCGCACCCTGTTCGAGGAGTATGGAACAGTGACAGAATGTGCCATCATAAAAAATTTCGCATTCATCCACATGTCCAACTCAGATGAGGCCAAGGATGCCATAAAGGGATTAGACAACACTGACTTCCAAGGTAAGAAAATTACCCTCATTAAGATTTACGATTGAACTGTTCGAAAGTCCTGAAGTTAAATATGGTCTTGCGTGTCACTGTCTGACTGTTAATCATGGTTTTCCTCTTTAGGCAAACGGATTCACGTTCAGATGTCAAAAAGCCGTCccagaggggaggaagaggattaCGGCCCCCCACCAGATAGGGGTGGATACTGGCCACCACCCCGTGGCTACCCTGGGGACAGGGGTCTTCGTGAGCCCCCTCATTACAGAGGTCGCATGTCAGGGGGTTACCCTGgcccccctccacctccacctccccctaGAAGAGCTCCTTACCCCCCAGAGCGTGCTTATGAGCGTGAGAGGGAAAGCTACGGGGTGGTCGATTACTATGAGAAGTACAGAGCGCGCCCTGCCCCTTACggtggcctttcaggctatggAGATGAAAGGCGTGTTGGCGCCataccccctccaccaccacccccttcTGCCATGGTTAGGGAGCGCCTTGGGGCCTCCTCCCTCAACCCGTACGAGCGGCGCCCCCTTCCTCCTCCGTCCTCATACTATGCCCGTGATCGCAGTCCCATCAGAAGACCCCCTCCCCCCATGCCCCCCGCAGGTAACGGCTACTCCTATGAGCGCTCTcggctctctcctctgtccaggcCAGCGATGTACAGCGTACCACGTACCAGAGACCCCTATGCTGAGAGGGTGCCTCTGCCCCCTCCTGCCCGCTACTCGTATTGAAAGCACACTGGTGCTTGACTCAAGGTGAGATATCAGAAACAGGATAGTACACTATGCAATTACACTCCATATCTAGCTCACTTAAAACAATGGGGAGTGGAAGGATTGAATTAGGGGTGACTCCTCGCATTGACGTTCAGTGTCTCGCTTAAAATACCAGACTAGAAAAGCTCCAAATGCATTGTTTCACCATATCCTTAGCTTTTTACAAACTCTCCAAATCTGCTTCAACTGAACAATGTAAAATCGTAATATGCCTTTTAAAGAATGCTGGAAGTTTTACTGAACCTCAGCGCGTTCCTCCATGAGTAAAATGCGCTTGActtgtgtggtttgctctctttcCAGGGTTAAATTATCCGACAAGATCGTCGTCTCCTGATGCACGTGGCACTATACCCCCCCTTCGTCTGTGGCGTTGCGTTCACCTGCGACTTACTGGAAGATACTCTATTGCTTGCGGCCACCCATACAAAAAAATACGCTTTTGTCTACGGTTTCGTCCTCTTTCTTGAACTGTTTTACATTTGTTCTGCTTGATTTTATTGTTCGAGGTTCATAAGCTGTTTTGGGGCAAAGGATAAAGGCAGAGGGGGTTACTGTATTTTTGAGGTGTTATTCTATTTTGAAATGACACAGTACTCCTAAGGGCTCTATGTTGGCCTAAGACCTAACATAAAATTTCTTCCTTCATAAAATAATTTTCATGGATACAAACCCTCTAAACTGTGATATTCATGAAGGGACTATTTGAATGTTTATTAAATAGCAATCCATGTAATTTTGGTAAACATGAATGTTACGAAGATTCTGCAGATGTCTTTTTCAGAGCTGTACCTAGCTTCAGTTTGATTAATAAACCACACACTCATTTGCATAATTAGTCCAACAACGTGTTAGTGTAATATCGCTTTAACTGGTGTGATCTTGGTTTTGGGTGGTACTTACCAGTATTCAAGACGTTTTGCGACGCAACTGTTAGCGTAGTGATTTAACTACCTATGCAAATTTGATTTGTTAGACATTTTGTGTTCAATTATATGCCGATTTACATACCTAGATACCCCAAAGCTGCGTTTTATGTATGGTTTTCTTTTCTTTACAGATGCCATTTTTGATTTCAAAGCTTTTTAATAAACAGATTTGAACTATCGTCACTTTGAACTTCCCCATCTTTCCTCGTTATTATAGGCGCTTCATGACGATGCTCATTGCAGTCAGTGAAAGCCAATATGCAGCAGCACTAACTTAATCTATGGCATTTCGGTCCATTCTGAAAAATACGCTTTTCAATGTTTAATTTATATTCAAAGTAGTGGGGAAATTACCCTCATCTTTGCGATGGCAAGTATTATCTCTTGCGATCTCTGAAGGTGCTTAATTTTACAATGTCATTTTCCATCTTTCAACCACTGCATACCCCACCATGTTCTTCACCATCATTCTCttaaataaatgtaatattttgGCTCAGTGATCTAACTAATGCCCTCTCCCATGATACATAGGACAATAAGCCCTGGTATGCTTAGCACTTCTGCTTTTTGTAGGTTGTTAGAACCATGATCTGTGGATAGGTGTTGTGGACACAATGTAGGAGACGGTCGTGCTGTCTTTTGCTGTATCCTACGATATGGACATGTGGAGGTAATTGTTCAATTAAGGTCATTTATACAGAACTAAGATTTATTGTACTTTAAAGGTGCTACAAAggatagatttttttattttttgcattgtaaatttcagattttcattatctgcagtaatagtggaatgatagtgtttcacaGTATTACATACCCACCAGTGTGATTTGCTGTGCTATTCGTCTATTGGTTTCCCCGCTGAAGCGGAACTTGTCAAAATGGGAAAGCTGTTCTGACTTTGGCTGTTTACCTAGTGGAAATCCCTCTGTCATTTCCTGGTTGGTAAAATTCTACACTGTTCGctcaatttcagtttgtgaaaaTAAGCCCTGAATAGTGAAGCGACTCATTGTACAATCTTAATCGCTGTGAAAAATATTTTCAGTGAAACAAAGGTTCAGCTTCAAACAGATGTACAAACAATTTTTGTTTTTGATATTTTGCAGTGATTTAGGTGGTCAAAGTCAAACAGCTTTCCCAAATGATAGGCAAATGTCACAGCCAACATTAGCGGGTAAGTTTCAGAGTATCATTCCACTATTAGCAGCAGATATATTATGGAAATTCTGAAATGACAgtgcaacaaaaataaaaatcctATGTTTTAGTACCTTTTTTAAATTCCCATTTGATGACACTTTGCCCATGCTTAGTATCCTTTTCTATCCAACTGATTCTCCCATCTTATTGCTCCAATCCCCCGTATCTCGGCCTCTTGTTCTTGTCTTGCACAAGAGGTTGGTACGGACGAGGAATTCTGCTAGGGAAGGTATTGTGAAATTAATTTAGCAGGATACTGTAACCATCTAGGTATCAGTAATGAAATGTTGGAATAAGTGTCATGTTGGATGTACTAAATTTATTTTTGTAATTGTATGGATGAACAGACTTCCCCAATGCTTAGTATGTCCTTTTTAATGATATTTGCCTTCCATCCTATTtctcccatctcttcctctctaggCCATGGTCTTCTTTCCAGTGGTTGGTACAGAAGTGGACTTCTGGTACAGAAGTGGACTTCAGCTCCTCTTGATATTCTGACACGGCTCTTCAGGGTTATGTATGCTGTGAATGGGTGCCACCACTACCAGATCGGTCCTTATGCAGGAAGTGCAATGGCCCATCATGGTCAGACATCTCTCTGTGCCATTTTGTGCCTTAGGTTTAATATTTCAGTGAGGTAAAAATAAATGCATCTCttcaggcctcccgagtggcgcagcggtctatcgCAGTGTTGCggcatcactacagcctgggctcgaatcccaggctgtgtcacaaccggccgtgaccggaaGTCCCATatgacggcgcacaattggcccagcgttgtctggcttaagggagggtttgggggcgaggctttacttggctcaatgcgctctagcaactccttgtggcgggccaggcgcctgcaagctgacttcggtcgtcagttgaacagtgtttcctccgacacattggtgcagctggcttccgggttaagcgagcaggtgTTGAGAAGTGTGGCTTGGCAGGTCATATTTCTGAGTATTCGACTTttgtctctcccaagcccgttgggaggatatcatgaaattggggagaaaaaggggggtaaaattacaatttttattttattttaaataatctCTTCTTTCTTCAGGAGGGACTTGGGCAGGACCAGCTTGAAGAAAGAATACTGTCTGACTGTTGCCTAATCATTTGCTGACCAGATGAGACTCCTTGAGTTGAAGTGGCATCAGCATACTGTTGTCCTTGATGCTCACCATTTCTATGTACTGTCACCATTAAAGTCATAAGTTGTGAACAATTTTTACTGTTGCCATCAGTGTTGCTTTAGCTTGCATGCTCAACTGCAGAAATATTACTTGAACGCACtgattttcaaatgtatttatttaccaATCTAACTACCAAAAATGAATAAATTATTTTATATGTATAATAGATTACTTTATTTCTTGAGTATGGACAAAATATCCTGTCTTTTTGAGGCACCGTTCACACTATCACAGCTGTTTGATGAGATCACAGAATGGTAAAGGACTTCCTAATATAACTCTGGGGAAGTACAGAGGCATTGAAATGCAACACTCAACTGTAAAGAACTGCAAATGATCCCTGAGTAGGTGCTTTCCAGACATAAAAATACTCGAGGCTAGTCCTGGAGGACAATGGCTTTTGTTACTGTGAGCTTATTGGTCATGCTCCTGTCTGGGGTGTGGCTTACTGTTTTGCTGAAGCCCCATTGGTTGAGTGTGGCACTGGCAATACCTGCACTGTGGCTCTACTCAACCCTGCCACTGGTTTGCCCTGGTTCCTCACTACATCCTTTGAGACCTGGGTTCATGACTCTGGAGTCTTATTTATTCCTGTCAGTCAGGTGTAACCCTGGCTTGTTTGGAGCTGGGGTGCAGGGAGAACTTGACAGTGAGGCTAGGGGAGGTGGAGGTGTTTACATCAGGGTTGCAATCGCTGTGGGGAACTTTGAGAGGGTTGAGTGATTCAGTGTGTAGTTGCATAAATGCTGTTAAGAAGATACTATGATAATAATACATTGATACCACTTTGTTTCGATTTTGCTACTCCCTGTGACAGAAAgagttgtagtgtcatgttacaCCCTCTGAGAAGTGCTATTTCCTAGTTTCCTCTGAGAAGTGCTATTTCCTAGTTTCCTCTATCCTTTTCCTAGGTTGTGCTATACACACTATGTGAGCACAGGAGAGGGGAAGCCCGGGGAAGCTCTCCATGTGGGATGGTTCAGAGACATCTAGAGAGGAGGTTGCAAGTTTTCTCCATTGTCAGGGGCCCAGAGCTCATAGTGACATGTCGGCAGGACTGCCCAACCTCTCGTCAGCATGACGACCATGACGTTCCCACTCTACAACGGATGCTCCACCTGTCACTCCTGAAGCCTGTTGAAATCACCGCCTCCTTGTACATTGCTCACGTGTCCCTCCGTCTCTGTGTACAGGTGAGCTGATGGACCCTTTCCACTTCAGGGGCTCTTTAGTAAGGTCATATTAACGGAGCGCCGTCAACATACCAATCAACACATCTATAATGGCTTATTCGTGAACATTAAAATGTATAACTGGATATTTCCGAGCCCACTAGCCACTTGTTATAACTCACTCTTTTTTACATTTCTGTCCACATCCCTGTATACGGGGAACGAGACGCATAGCCTCTAACCCAGTTGGACCTTCTCCAAAAGAACAGAACCCACTCCCTGGATCACTCACATGGGGGAAATGGCTACCTCATCCACCGGTCCTCTCCGTCCGACTCTGGGGTTTATCGCTGTTTCCAGGAGGGGCAGCTGACAGGGGGTTACCTCCTGCGGATGGATGAGCAAAAGACAGGACCAAGCCCAAGTCCAGATGAGCCATACCTTCCTCAGAGCTAGTGGCcctttgcctggctacccagacgCCTTGCTCAGGCCAAACGGCACGCTACTTCTCCACAGATTTCTGGatcacagtgcattcggaaagtattcagaccccttgacttcttccaaatgttacgttacagccatattctaaaatggattaaattgttttttttccccttatcaatctacattcaataccccataatgacaaagcaaaaacaggtttttagaaatgtttgcaaatttattaaaaatacaaaactgaaatattacatttacataagtattcagaccctttactcagtactttgttgaagcaccgttggcagtgattacagccttgagtcgtcttggggcccttctccaaggcccttctcccccgattgctgtttggccgggcagccagctctaagaagagtcttggtgggtccgaacttcttccatttaagaatgatggaggccactgtgttcttggggaccttcaatgctgcagacattttgtggtacccttccccagatctgtgcctcaacacaatcttgtctcggagctctacggacaattccttcgaactcgtggcttggtttttgttctgacatgcactgtcaactgtgggacctttatatagacaggtgtgtgcctttccaaatcatgtccgatcaatttaatttaccacaggtggactccattcaagttgtagaaacatctcaaggatgataaatagaaacaggatgcacctgagctcaatttcaagtctcatagcaatgggtctgaatacttatgttatgtATCTCTTTATTATTTGTAATAGTGAGCAAAACAaaaatacctgtttttgctttgtcattatggggtattgtgtgtagattaaataAATGACAATTCTCagcaatcaattttagaataaggctgtaacttaacaaaatgtgggaaaagtcaaggggtctgaataccacTGTATGTACCTCCCTGGCCCTTCACCAAATGCAAACACATTCAGGGCCGTCTGATTGGTTCAGAAACCTTGGTGCCTTGCAAATAAAAGTTGAATTACTTGTTAAAGGCTTTGGCAAGTATA from Oncorhynchus kisutch isolate 150728-3 linkage group LG9, Okis_V2, whole genome shotgun sequence harbors:
- the LOC109879351 gene encoding RNA-binding protein 4.1 translates to MHLKRLFVDRHYTHRRRVGVTLTCVVVLVAVRLCVNIKMVKIFIGNLPNEVEKDEIEALFTEHGTVTECAKFKNYAFVHMDDRKSATKAIRSLHLFKLHGRPINVEPSRGKNQGPVKLHVANVEKGNGDELRTLFEEYGTVTECAIIKNFAFIHMSNSDEAKDAIKGLDNTDFQGKRIHVQMSKSRPRGEEEDYGPPPDRGGYWPPPRGYPGDRGLREPPHYRGRMSGGYPGPPPPPPPPRRAPYPPERAYERERESYGVVDYYEKYRARPAPYGGLSGYGDERRVGAIPPPPPPPSAMVRERLGASSLNPYERRPLPPPSSYYARDRSPIRRPPPPMPPAGNGYSYERSRLSPLSRPAMYSVPRTRDPYAERVPLPPPARYSY